One Rosa chinensis cultivar Old Blush chromosome 3, RchiOBHm-V2, whole genome shotgun sequence DNA window includes the following coding sequences:
- the LOC112193752 gene encoding TATA-box-binding protein encodes MTLEANLAVAGRPKPTIVNIVSTVNLGCKLDLKRIASRVRNAEYNPKRFHAIIMRIREPKTTSLIFSSGKMVVTGAKSIEETKFAARKHSRIVQKVGVDDGVKVQFMDFKIQNIVASCNVNFAVRLETLSFSDTTLGCASYEAEIFPGLIYRVLKPKVVFLIFASGNVVITGAKSFENHTLKAWEQMYPLIAQHRRNCPVNLVTSPVQEKSAPKRGRKKSVPSSTSASEPVSCF; translated from the coding sequence ATGACGTTGGAGGCGAATTTGGCTGTTGCTGGTCGCCCTAAACCAACCATCGTGAATATAGTTTCCACCGTCAACTTGGGCTGCAAATTGGACCTAAAGAGGATTGCGAGCCGTGTCAGAAACGCAGAGTACAATCCGAAACGGTTTCATGCCATCATAATGCGAATCCGGGAACCCAAAACCACCTCTCTCATATTCTCCTCCGGCAAGATGGTCGTCACCGGCGCCAAATCCATAGAAGAGACCAAATTTGCGGCGAGGAAGCACAGCCGAATCGTCCAGAAAGTAGGGGTTGACGACGGGGTTAAGGTACAGTTCATGGATTTCAAGATTCAAAATATCGTGGCATCCTGCAATGTCAACTTCGCGGTCAGGCTTGAGACTCTTTCCTTCTCCGATACTACTCTTGGGTGTGCCTCGTACGAAGCCGAGATTTTCCCGGGGCTGATATACAGGGTTCTGAAGCCCAAGGTTGTCTTCCTCATCTTTGCGTCGGGGAACGTTGTCATCACTGGGGCCAAGAGCTTCGAGAATCACACGCTCAAGGCCTGGGAGCAAATGTACCCTCTTATTGCACAGCACCGGAGAAACTGCCCCGTCAACCTTGTAACATCACCGGTCCAAGAAAAAAGTGCAccaaaaagaggaagaaaaaagagtGTTCCATCCAGTACTTCTGCCTCTGAGCCAGTTAGTTGCTTTTGA
- the LOC112193724 gene encoding probable anion transporter 3, chloroplastic → MAAVTPAKSVLHSSRPNPHPSRFSASPSTLINARTTQLGLRPRLLHQAKPTKWVEGFDYGLGRNRGARTERLQRKPCVVTCTAEGIEGGMMIGRRERVSLVRVPERFKVVALVACVMCLCNADRVVMSVAVVPLAAQKGWTSSFLGVVQSSFLWGYIFSSVIGGALVDRYGGKRVMAWGVAMWSLATLLTPWAANHSTTSLLAVRAFFGLAEGVALPSMSTLLSRWFPTHERASAVGISMAGFHLGNVTGLLLTPVMMSSMGFSGPFILFSSLGLLWLTIWTYTVTNDPRESDFISKSELRLIQAGKSDSPVSNDKFPPLRLLLSKLPTWSIIFANITNNWGYFVLLSWMPVYFKTVFNVNLKQAAWFSAVPWGTMAISSCIAGTTSDSLIKAGYSLTIVRKIMQSIGFIGPGVSLLCLNYANTPTAAAVLLTAALCLSSFSQAGFLLNIQDIAPESAGFLHGISNSVGTLAAIVSTIGTGYFVQWLGSFQAFLTVTSALYFMTTIFWNLFATGERVF, encoded by the exons ATGGCGGCTGTAACTCCTGCCAAATCTGTACTACATTCCTCGAGACCTAACCCACACCCTTCTCGCTTCTCAGCCTCCCCATCGACTTTGATCAATGCAAGAACAACTCAGTTGGGGCTTAGGCCTAGATTGCTCCACCAAGCAAAACCCACAAAATGGGTGGAGGGTTTTGATTATGGTTTAGGAAGAAACAGGGGAGCAAGAACAGAGAGGCTTCAGAGGAAACCATGTGTGGTGACGTGTACAGCAGAGGGCATAGAGGGGGGGATGATGAttgggagaagagagagggttTCTCTAGTGAGAGTGCCAGAGAGGTTCAAGGTTGTGGCTTTAGTGGCTTGTGTGATGTGTCTTTGTAATGCAGACAGAGTAGTCATGTCTGTGGCCGTTGTTCCACTTGCAGCTCAAAAGGGTTGGACCAGTTCTTTCTTGGGTGTTGTTCAG TCATCCTTTCTATGGGGATATATCTTCTCATCAGTAATCGGAGGAGCCTTAGTAGACAGATATGGAGGGAAGAGAGTGATGGCATGGGGTGTGGCCATGTGGTCTTTGGCCACCCTCCTCACTCCCTGGGCTGCCAACCATTCTACAACCAGCCTATTGGCTGTTCGTGCCTTCTTTGGACTCGCTGAAGGTGTGGCCCTGCCTTCCATGAGCACCCTCTTATCAAG GTGGTTCCCGACCCATGAAAGAGCTAGTGCAGTTGGAATTTCTATGGCTGGGTTTCATCTTGGCAATGTTACCGGCTTACTACTAACTCCAGTTATGATGTCATCAATGGGATTTTCTGGTCCCTTTATTCTCTTCTCCTCCCTTGGACTGCTCTGGTTGACAATATGGACATATACAGTCACAAATGATCCAAGAGAGAGTGATTTCATTAGCAAATCAGAGCTCCGGTTGATCCAAGCTGGAAAATCTGATTCTCCAGTGAGCAACGACAAGTTCCCACCTCTGCGGCTCCTACTATCAAAACTACCAACATGGAGTATTATATTTGCCAACATAACTAATAATTGG GGATACTTTGTTCTGCTTTCTTGGATGCCTGTTTATTTCAAGACT GTATTTAATGTAAACTTGAAACAAGCAGCTTGGTTTAGTGCTGTTCCATGGGGAACAATGGCAATTTCCAGCTGCATTGCTGGCACAACATCAGATTCCTTAATCAAGGCTGGCTACTCTTTAACGATAGTCCGAAAGATCATGCAG TCCATTGGTTTCATTGGGCCTGGAGTGTCATTGCTGTGCTTGAACTATGCCAACACACCCACGGCTGCAGCGGTACTCCTTACAGCAGCCTTATGTTTGAGCTCTTTCAGTCAAGCTGGCTTTCTCCTCAATATACAA GATATAGCTCCTGAGTCCGCCGGGTTTCTCCATG GGATTTCAAATTCAGTAGGGACACTTGCAGCAATAGTCAGCACAATAGGAACAGGCTATTTTGTACAATGGCTGGGATCGTTTCAGGCATTCCTAACGGTCACCTCAGCTCTCTATTTCATGACAACCATCTTTTGGAACCTTTTTGCTACTGGAGAGCGAGTCTTCTAG